A single Blastococcus colisei DNA region contains:
- the coaBC gene encoding bifunctional phosphopantothenoylcysteine decarboxylase/phosphopantothenate--cysteine ligase CoaBC — protein MSSIVLGVSGGVAAYKAAFVLRAFTEAGHHVRVVPTRGALHFVGAATFEALSGNPVTTDVWSDVPEVAHVRIGQHADLVVVAPATADLLARAAMGRADDLLTATLLTASCPVVFVPAMHTEMWLHPATQENVATLRRRGAVVLPPAVGRLTGPDSGPGRLPEPADIAALAMVVLEHGADALAPDLGGRRVVISAGGTREPLDPVRYLGNRSSGKQGWALARVAAARGADVVLVAANVEAPAPFGVRVVPVATADELRTAMLAEVPGADVVVMSAAVADFRPASVAADKLKKDSAAEPDSVPLVRNPDVLAELVGERSPGQLVVGFAAETGDADADVLTHARAKLARKGCDLLVVNDVSAGQVFGRADNTVVVLAADGSATEVPRGSKDAVAAGIWATIAPRLPD, from the coding sequence GTGTCGTCGATCGTGCTCGGCGTGAGCGGGGGGGTGGCCGCCTACAAGGCCGCCTTCGTGCTGCGCGCGTTCACCGAGGCCGGTCACCACGTGCGCGTCGTCCCGACGCGCGGCGCCCTGCACTTCGTCGGCGCCGCGACCTTCGAGGCGCTGTCGGGCAACCCGGTCACCACCGACGTCTGGTCCGACGTCCCCGAGGTCGCGCACGTCCGGATCGGGCAGCACGCCGACCTCGTCGTCGTCGCCCCCGCCACCGCCGACCTGCTGGCCCGCGCCGCCATGGGCCGCGCCGACGACCTGCTCACCGCCACCCTCCTCACCGCCTCCTGCCCGGTCGTCTTCGTGCCCGCGATGCACACCGAGATGTGGCTGCACCCGGCCACCCAGGAGAACGTGGCCACCCTCCGCCGCCGGGGCGCGGTCGTGCTGCCGCCCGCCGTCGGCCGGCTGACCGGCCCCGACTCCGGCCCTGGGCGGCTCCCCGAACCGGCGGACATCGCGGCGCTGGCCATGGTCGTCCTCGAGCACGGCGCGGACGCGCTGGCTCCCGACCTCGGCGGCCGGCGCGTGGTCATCAGTGCCGGCGGTACGCGCGAGCCGCTGGACCCGGTCCGCTACCTGGGCAACCGCTCCTCGGGCAAGCAGGGCTGGGCGCTGGCCCGGGTCGCCGCCGCCCGCGGGGCGGACGTGGTCCTGGTGGCGGCCAACGTCGAGGCGCCGGCGCCGTTCGGCGTGCGGGTGGTTCCCGTCGCCACGGCCGACGAGCTGCGGACGGCCATGCTCGCCGAGGTCCCGGGCGCGGACGTCGTCGTCATGTCCGCCGCGGTGGCGGACTTCCGGCCCGCGTCGGTCGCCGCGGACAAGCTGAAGAAGGACTCCGCCGCCGAGCCGGACTCGGTGCCGCTGGTGCGCAACCCCGACGTCCTCGCCGAGCTGGTCGGCGAGCGGTCGCCCGGTCAGCTCGTCGTCGGCTTCGCCGCCGAGACGGGGGACGCCGACGCCGACGTGCTCACCCACGCCCGGGCGAAGCTCGCCCGGAAGGGCTGCGACCTGCTCGTGGTCAACGACGTGTCGGCCGGGCAGGTGTTCGGCCGGGCGGACAACACGGTCGTGGTCCTCGCCGCGGACGGCTCGGCCACCGAGGTGCCGCGCGGCAGCAAGGACGCCGTCGCGGCCGGCATCTGGGCGACCATCGCCCCGCGGCTGCCGGACTGA
- the rpoZ gene encoding DNA-directed RNA polymerase subunit omega: protein MSGVAPAPEGITNPPIDELLERTSSKYGLVIFAAKRARQINAYYSQLSEGLLEYVGPLVDTAPQEKPLSIALREINEGLLTHTAGEN, encoded by the coding sequence GTGTCCGGAGTCGCACCTGCCCCCGAGGGCATCACCAACCCGCCGATCGACGAGCTGCTCGAGCGCACCAGCAGCAAGTACGGCCTGGTCATCTTCGCTGCCAAGCGCGCGCGCCAGATCAACGCCTACTACAGCCAGCTCTCCGAGGGTCTGCTGGAGTACGTCGGCCCGCTGGTCGACACCGCGCCGCAGGAGAAGCCGCTGTCGATCGCGCTCCGCGAGATCAACGAGGGTCTGCTGACGCACACCGCCGGCGAGAACTGA
- the gmk gene encoding guanylate kinase, translating into MVSGDAARLTVLSGPSGVGKGTVVAEVRRRYPDVWLSVSVTTRRPRPGEVDGVHYHFVAEGEFDRLVATDGLLEWAEYAGNRYGTPVAPLRERLAAGAPALLEIELQGARQVRARDPEAQLVFLAPPSWAELVSRLAGRGSEPPAVQERRLALAQAELDAAGEFDVVVVNDDVARAAFELVGLLTAPSPGLVPGE; encoded by the coding sequence GTGGTTTCAGGCGATGCGGCACGGCTGACCGTGCTGTCCGGCCCCTCGGGGGTCGGCAAGGGCACGGTCGTGGCGGAGGTCCGGCGTCGGTATCCCGACGTCTGGCTGTCGGTGTCGGTGACCACCCGCCGCCCTCGTCCGGGCGAGGTCGACGGCGTGCACTACCACTTCGTCGCCGAGGGCGAGTTCGACCGGCTGGTCGCGACCGACGGCCTGCTGGAGTGGGCCGAGTACGCGGGCAACCGGTACGGCACCCCCGTGGCGCCGCTGCGGGAGCGGCTGGCCGCCGGCGCCCCCGCGCTGCTGGAGATCGAGCTCCAGGGGGCGCGCCAGGTGCGGGCCCGTGATCCCGAGGCGCAGCTGGTCTTCCTGGCGCCGCCGTCGTGGGCCGAGCTGGTCAGCCGGCTGGCCGGCCGGGGCTCCGAACCGCCCGCCGTCCAGGAGCGCCGGCTGGCTCTCGCGCAGGCCGAGCTGGACGCCGCAGGCGAGTTCGACGTGGTGGTCGTCAACGACGACGTCGCCCGGGCTGCTTTCGAGTTGGTAGGCTTGCTGACTGCGCCCTCGCCCGGCCTCGTGCCAGGGGAGTAG
- the mihF gene encoding integration host factor, actinobacterial type has translation MPLPDLSPEQRAAALEKAAAARKARAELRERLKSKGATVGDVLKQGETDEVIGKMRVSAVLESLPGVGKARAAKIMERLEISPTRRVRGLGANQRKALEAEFKDEKVV, from the coding sequence ATGCCTTTGCCTGACCTGTCCCCCGAACAACGCGCAGCAGCCCTGGAGAAGGCCGCAGCGGCCCGCAAGGCCCGCGCCGAGCTGCGCGAGCGGCTCAAGAGCAAGGGCGCCACGGTCGGCGACGTCCTGAAGCAGGGCGAGACCGACGAGGTGATCGGCAAGATGCGGGTCTCCGCCGTCCTGGAGTCCCTGCCCGGCGTGGGCAAGGCGCGGGCTGCGAAGATCATGGAGCGCCTGGAGATCTCCCCGACCCGCCGCGTGCGCGGGCTGGGGGCCAACCAGCGGAAGGCGCTCGAGGCCGAGTTCAAGGACGAGAAGGTCGTCTGA
- a CDS encoding GAF domain-containing SpoIIE family protein phosphatase, whose amino-acid sequence MTGAATPGRCLVVDPSAAEAAVLLAGLTDLLIVPAPELEAQVRNRAGPVDLVVIGSLAPSPVAAVQHAHRLAPAAAVAVLSADPDPVRREASFAPGVPIDLLVAGTDEGDVPERLQQLRESSIDRRRHAAVLDAVVRRTAAGAAPLSGLTAVGALLEHAPIGVLVASPEGDLLGWNRRAEALLDLRSAAGGQRVDSVVPGAAALVAAAAPASDPGAPPARPAPPLQVRVAGRLDVELSAVGSQTDRGRPVVLLLAADVTAHREAERERDRLAGQVQLLGRVSVSLMESLDVTRSLSRLADAVVPALGDWVGIEVRHEHEQVSGVVVRHSDPALAIATRMMERLVGRNGAALEPARRASRGESVLLPRIDDDGLRLHVPDADLRAVVGQLGMAGVLAVPIPGRTGVLGSLLLSRSSGEDAFSAADLELAVEIGRRAGIAVDNARLYVGQRNLASELQQSLLTAPPTLPSTDISVRYLAAAQEAQVGGDWYDAFRRRSGDLMVVIGDVAGHDTRAAAAMGQLRGLVRSIGFVTEEEPSQVLTSVDEAIDGLELNTIATAVVAQISPQEGGDGTAGLRLRWSNAGHPPPVLVDPDGRVRLLEPSGGRAALLLGVDPTTRRVTEETLLPVGSTLLLYTDGLIERRSQILDEGLDLLMNTIRQHAARDPEQLCDAILGSMVPQAGEDDVAIVAVRPRPSGRHLVALR is encoded by the coding sequence GTGACCGGGGCGGCCACGCCCGGGCGCTGTCTGGTCGTCGACCCCTCCGCCGCCGAGGCCGCCGTGCTGCTCGCCGGTCTCACCGACTTGCTGATCGTGCCCGCGCCCGAGCTGGAGGCGCAGGTGAGGAACCGGGCCGGACCGGTGGACCTGGTCGTGATCGGTTCCCTCGCGCCGTCGCCCGTGGCGGCCGTGCAGCACGCACACCGGCTCGCTCCGGCTGCCGCCGTCGCCGTGCTCTCCGCCGATCCGGATCCCGTACGCCGCGAGGCCTCCTTCGCCCCCGGCGTCCCGATCGACCTGCTCGTCGCCGGGACCGACGAGGGCGACGTCCCCGAGCGGCTGCAACAGTTGCGGGAGAGCAGCATCGACAGACGGCGGCACGCCGCGGTCCTCGACGCCGTCGTACGGCGCACTGCCGCCGGAGCGGCACCCCTGTCGGGCCTGACGGCTGTCGGAGCGCTGCTCGAACACGCCCCGATCGGTGTGCTGGTCGCCAGTCCGGAAGGCGATCTGCTCGGCTGGAACCGGCGGGCCGAGGCCCTGCTGGACCTGCGGTCGGCGGCCGGTGGACAACGCGTCGACTCCGTCGTCCCCGGCGCGGCGGCGCTCGTCGCCGCCGCCGCGCCCGCGTCCGATCCGGGCGCGCCCCCGGCGCGGCCCGCGCCTCCGCTGCAGGTGCGCGTCGCCGGTCGGTTGGACGTGGAGCTCAGCGCGGTGGGCAGCCAGACGGACCGCGGCCGGCCCGTCGTCCTGCTCCTCGCAGCCGACGTGACGGCCCATCGTGAGGCGGAGCGCGAACGCGACCGTCTCGCGGGCCAGGTCCAGCTCCTGGGGCGGGTCTCGGTGTCGCTGATGGAGTCGCTGGACGTCACCCGGTCCCTGTCCCGGTTGGCCGACGCTGTCGTCCCCGCGCTCGGGGACTGGGTCGGCATCGAGGTCCGGCACGAGCACGAGCAGGTGTCCGGCGTCGTCGTGCGCCATTCGGACCCGGCGCTCGCCATCGCGACGCGGATGATGGAACGGCTCGTGGGACGAAACGGTGCGGCTCTGGAGCCGGCCCGGCGGGCGTCTCGTGGGGAGAGCGTCCTGCTGCCACGGATCGACGACGACGGGCTGCGCCTGCACGTGCCCGACGCCGATCTGCGGGCCGTGGTCGGGCAGCTCGGCATGGCCGGCGTCCTCGCCGTGCCGATCCCGGGCCGGACCGGCGTGCTGGGATCCCTGCTCCTCTCGCGATCGTCGGGCGAGGATGCCTTCAGCGCAGCCGATCTCGAGCTCGCGGTGGAGATCGGCCGCCGCGCCGGGATCGCCGTGGACAACGCCCGGCTGTACGTCGGCCAGCGCAACCTGGCGAGCGAGCTCCAGCAGAGCCTGCTCACCGCACCACCGACCCTTCCCTCCACCGACATCTCCGTGCGCTATCTCGCTGCTGCGCAGGAGGCCCAGGTGGGCGGGGACTGGTACGACGCCTTCCGGCGCCGGAGCGGGGACCTGATGGTCGTGATCGGCGACGTGGCGGGACACGACACCCGCGCAGCCGCCGCGATGGGGCAGTTGCGCGGTCTCGTGCGGAGCATCGGCTTCGTGACCGAGGAGGAGCCCAGCCAGGTGCTCACCTCGGTCGACGAGGCGATCGACGGTCTGGAGCTGAACACGATCGCCACCGCCGTCGTCGCCCAGATCTCACCGCAGGAGGGGGGCGACGGCACGGCCGGACTCCGGCTCCGGTGGTCGAACGCCGGGCACCCACCACCGGTACTGGTGGACCCGGACGGCCGCGTGCGGCTGCTCGAGCCGTCCGGGGGCCGGGCGGCCCTGCTCCTGGGGGTCGATCCGACCACGCGCCGGGTCACCGAGGAGACCCTGCTCCCGGTCGGGTCGACCCTCCTGCTCTACACCGACGGGCTGATCGAGCGCCGGAGTCAGATTCTCGACGAGGGGCTGGACCTGCTGATGAACACGATCCGGCAGCACGCCGCCCGGGACCCCGAGCAACTGTGCGACGCGATCCTGGGCAGCATGGTGCCGCAGGCAGGTGAGGACGACGTCGCGATCGTGGCCGTCCGCCCGCGTCCCTCGGGGCGCCACCTGGTCGCTCTCCGATGA
- a CDS encoding acyl-CoA dehydrogenase family protein — protein MTAPPVSVADAAARAGDVATGVAGPLTARTDSGVWPAEAVRALQVAGLAGLSAPRPLGGAGLGLRGVAAVCEVLGRTCASTALCYGMHCVATAVIAARPTERQRTEFLDAIVAGEHLSTLALSEPGTGAQFWLPQTRLTRTDAGLRIDGEKSFVTNGSQADSYVLSTVAADPEAPAGQFSCVLVPKEAAGLTWGAEWSGIGMRGNSSRGMRLEDVRLGPGHLLGAEGDQIWYVFEVVAPYFLMAMAGTYLGVAQASLDEATAHLSRRAHAHTGRRLASEPVLQHRLGELWAQVERTRRLVYWAAEEADGGGPSGLPGLTSAKAEVARCAVEVTNEAMTLVGGIGYRDRSPLERHLRDARAADVMSPTTDILRTWTGRAALGLPLLGE, from the coding sequence ATGACGGCACCCCCGGTGAGCGTGGCGGACGCCGCCGCCCGCGCCGGTGACGTGGCTACCGGGGTCGCCGGGCCGCTGACGGCACGCACGGACTCCGGTGTCTGGCCCGCCGAGGCCGTCCGGGCGCTGCAGGTCGCGGGGCTGGCCGGCCTCAGCGCGCCTCGTCCGCTGGGCGGGGCGGGACTGGGGCTACGTGGTGTGGCGGCCGTGTGCGAGGTGCTCGGGCGCACCTGCGCATCGACCGCCCTGTGCTACGGGATGCACTGCGTCGCGACCGCGGTCATCGCCGCCCGGCCGACCGAACGGCAGCGCACCGAGTTCCTCGACGCGATCGTGGCGGGGGAGCACCTGAGCACGCTGGCGCTCTCCGAGCCGGGCACCGGCGCGCAGTTCTGGCTGCCGCAGACCCGCCTGACGAGGACCGACGCCGGCCTGCGGATCGACGGGGAGAAGTCGTTCGTGACGAACGGCTCGCAGGCCGACTCCTACGTCCTGAGCACCGTGGCTGCCGACCCCGAGGCGCCGGCCGGCCAGTTCTCCTGCGTGCTCGTCCCCAAGGAGGCCGCCGGACTGACCTGGGGCGCGGAGTGGTCCGGCATCGGCATGCGCGGGAACTCCTCGCGCGGCATGCGCCTGGAGGACGTCCGTCTCGGTCCCGGTCACCTGCTCGGCGCGGAGGGCGACCAGATCTGGTACGTCTTCGAGGTCGTGGCCCCGTACTTCCTGATGGCCATGGCCGGCACCTATCTCGGGGTCGCGCAGGCCTCGCTCGACGAGGCCACGGCACATCTGTCGCGGCGGGCCCACGCCCACACGGGCCGCCGGCTGGCGTCCGAGCCGGTGCTGCAGCACCGCCTGGGCGAACTGTGGGCGCAGGTGGAACGCACCCGTCGGCTGGTCTACTGGGCCGCCGAGGAGGCCGATGGCGGCGGCCCCTCCGGGCTCCCCGGCCTCACCTCGGCCAAGGCGGAGGTCGCGCGCTGCGCCGTGGAGGTCACCAACGAGGCGATGACGCTGGTCGGCGGCATCGGCTACCGCGACCGCTCGCCGCTGGAGCGCCACCTGCGAGACGCTCGCGCGGCGGACGTGATGAGCCCGACGACCGACATCCTGCGGACCTGGACGGGGCGGGCCGCTCTGGGCCTGCCCCTGCTGGGCGAGTGA
- the pyrF gene encoding orotidine-5'-phosphate decarboxylase, which produces MSAPFGRRLADAVAARGPLCVGIDPHPPLLAAWGLTDDPDGLARFTDAVVDALAGSVAVLKPQLAFYERHGSRGLAVLEDAVARARAAGALVLLDAKRGDIGSTMDAYGDYLRPEHPLSVDAMTVSPYLGPGSLQPAVDTARQQGGGLFVLARTSNPDAGTLQHALVGGRSVAQVVVDTVRGWNTPGWVIGDPLPAVRDVAGRLGPATGSFGVVVGATLREMDLDLDGLSGPILAPGLGAQGGSVADLRRLFGSDRAVVPTVSRDVLAAGPDPAALRVAADRWTAELAG; this is translated from the coding sequence ATGAGCGCGCCGTTCGGCCGGCGGCTCGCCGACGCCGTCGCCGCCCGGGGACCGCTGTGCGTCGGGATCGACCCCCATCCACCGCTGCTCGCGGCGTGGGGGCTGACCGACGACCCGGACGGGCTGGCCCGGTTCACCGACGCCGTCGTCGACGCCCTGGCCGGATCGGTGGCCGTGCTCAAGCCGCAACTGGCGTTCTACGAGCGGCACGGTTCCCGGGGGCTGGCTGTGCTGGAGGACGCCGTCGCCCGTGCGCGGGCGGCCGGTGCACTGGTCCTGCTGGATGCCAAGCGGGGTGACATCGGCTCGACGATGGACGCCTACGGCGACTACCTGCGGCCCGAGCACCCGCTGTCGGTGGATGCGATGACGGTCAGCCCCTACCTCGGTCCGGGCTCGCTCCAGCCGGCCGTGGACACCGCCCGGCAGCAGGGCGGCGGGCTCTTCGTGCTCGCCCGCACGTCGAACCCCGACGCCGGGACGCTGCAGCACGCCCTCGTAGGAGGGCGGTCGGTGGCGCAGGTCGTCGTCGACACCGTGCGCGGCTGGAACACCCCCGGCTGGGTGATCGGCGACCCGTTGCCTGCCGTCCGCGACGTCGCCGGCCGATTGGGTCCCGCCACGGGATCGTTCGGCGTCGTCGTCGGTGCCACGCTGCGGGAGATGGACCTGGACCTCGACGGCCTCTCCGGGCCGATCCTCGCCCCGGGCCTGGGCGCCCAGGGCGGCTCGGTGGCCGACCTGCGCCGGCTGTTCGGGTCCGACCGCGCCGTCGTCCCCACGGTGTCCCGGGACGTGCTGGCGGCCGGGCCCGACCCGGCCGCGTTGCGCGTCGCAGCGGACCGCTGGACGGCGGAGCTCGCGGGCTGA